The genomic region CCGTACCACAGATGAAATAGCTGAGCTGAGCCACAAGATTAATCTGTAGATGGCCTACATGGCTATCCACCACGCAGAGTCTGAGGTCGGCTTTCTAAAACTGTATATAACAAGCTATTGTTCTCTGACCTTGAGTCAATGCGGGTGGTTGCAGATAAATGGGCAGAGGTTATGTGGTTGATACAGAAAGTTCTATTATGGCAGGACCACCCAGGGCAGGGGCCAAGTCAGCCAAGAACAACATCATGACTGACTAAAATGGCTGCAGACAAGCAAGCCAGTGAAAACAGcttccacactctctccctctccctttctctctccctgtttctctctttctctctctctctccctgcctctttctctctgtctgtctctctctgcctctctttctccctctcttccagTCTTTTTCTCTCGGCCTAGATCTGACCCAGTCTTTCTGTCTGCTTGCTCCAGGATCAGTATAAATTTATTTATCTCGTGCTGTTGGAGGCTCTGACGTTTGGAGATACCTCGATCTCCCTGAAGGATTTTGGACAGTGTATGAGGATCATGGCTGAGAAAGATACTTACACCCTCAGTAATGGCTTCAGTAAGGAGTATGAGgtatgtgtcagtgtgtgccTCACAGTCAGAGTGAGCAGCTGCTGCCTGGCAGTCTGGACTATCAATGTCCCATCTGTGAGGCTTTTTCCCGATTGCGTGGACAGTTCCAGGGGGATGAGCAAGGACAGCACATTCCCACCTTATTCTCATTAGTGACTCCTGCCCACAGAGAAACAGCTGGCAAATGATGACAATCCAGTTGTTAACCAGGCTGGCCATTGTAGGTTCCAAACTCACCTGGCCCAGGGCCCAGTGATGATATTGGGATTGATGGTGGCACAGTGCTCAGGGGTAGGTGACAGACACAGCCATAGTCTGGATGAATCCTTCTGAGACAGGATTGAAACCCCAACACACATTGTTGGAAAGGACTAACATCTGGGGACTGTGTCcgaattgggagagctgtctcacagatgagtcaagcaacagcctgacatagtcattctcacggaatcataccttccaGACAATGTAAGGGGTACtccgagagtagtaggggcgtggaacggcctgcctctAACAGTAGTGGGCTCACCGACGTTAGGGGCATTTAGATGGGCGttagacatacatatggataataatggaatggtgtaggttcgATGGACATCAGAtcattttcacaggtcggtgcaacacaaagggccgaagggcctgtacagcgctgtaacaTTGTATGTTCTATGTCCCACAGCCCActattaccatccctggatatgtcctgtcccaccggcaggacagacccagcagaggtggcggcactgtgggatacagtcgggagggggttgccctgggagtcctcaacaatTGACTCTGAACCTcaaatggcttcaggttaaacatgggcaaggaaacctcctgctgattaccacgcaCCATCCTCCCCCggctgaacaacacttggagaaagcactgagggtgggGAGGACACAGAAtgtcctctgggtgggggatttcaatgccccCCCACCAAGAGgggctcggcagcagcattactgatcgagatggtcaggtcctaaaggacatcgctgctggactgggtctgcggcaggtagtgagggaaccaacaagagggagaaacagactgacctcatccttaccaatctggtaCAGTGTAAATTCACCAGAATGATCCAGAACTCTAAGGGTTAATTTATAAGGAACGATAACAGAAGAGATCAAGGTTGTATTCCCTCGAAGTTCAGATGTTCAAGGGatgaattctttgaagtttttaaaatattagggGTATCAGATGGAGTAATGGAGAGAATAACAATTTCTGCTGTctggtgatttttttaaaaagttattttattcataaaagctGTCCACAGTCCAACCAAGAAATGGTTTAGAATGATAAAGGTGTATAATAAATAATACCGCTATCATTTGGGGTTTAGGATTTCTAACATCAAGATACTGGTGcattccagtaatttctgattttgtttctgatttccagtatccaccgTTCTTTgcgtttattagattagattagattactcacagtgtggaaacaggcccttcggcccaacaagtccaccccgacccaccgaagcgcaacccacccatacccctacatttaccccttacctaacactacgggcaatttagcatggccaattcacctgacctgcacatctttggactgtgggaggaaaccggagcacccggaggaaacccacgcagacacggggagaacgtgcaaactccacacagtcagtcgcctgaggcgggaattgaacccgggtctctggcgctgtgaggcagcagtgctaaccactgtgccaccgtgctgcccaggatggtgaggggcttggaggggaacttgcaggggttggtgttcccatgtatctgctgcccttgtccttctagatggaagtggctgtgggtttggaaggtgctgtctgagggtctttggtgagtttctgcatcttgtagctggtacacactgctgctactgagggtcggtgggggagggaggggatgatTGTCGATGTGGTGCccatcaagcggctgctttgtcctggatggtgttgagcttcttgagtgttgttggagctgcccccatccaggg from Chiloscyllium plagiosum isolate BGI_BamShark_2017 unplaced genomic scaffold, ASM401019v2 scaf_24219, whole genome shotgun sequence harbors:
- the LOC122546054 gene encoding receptor-type tyrosine-protein phosphatase epsilon-like, translated to MADEDGKVDVFTCVESLRKNRPHMVQTQDQYKFIYLVLLEALTFGDTSISLKDFGQCMRIMAEKDTYTLSNGFSKEYEGTSPLLTL